The genomic DNA TACTTAGTAGAAGGAATTGAAACTGGTGCTGCTGATAGAGACAAGGACGGATTGATTTCCGTTGATGAGCTACATGAATATGCTAGTAGTAAGGTTCATGAAGCTGCACCAAGTATGAGTCCTAAAATTATAGTTTTAAAGGATGAGGGCTTCAAGATTCTAATTGCTAAAGCGCCAGTAAATGATCCAGGACTGATATTCCGTAGAGAAGTAGAGAACCGTGTTAAACCCATCGCAATATCCGCAACTGGATTCAGGACGCATGGAATTTCTAAAACTGGACGCAAAATACTTGATCAATTGCGAGATCAGTTAGGTTTAGAGCATCAAGAAGCTCGTAGGATTGAGGCTTCTGTTCTGGAGCCTTTACGAATTTATGAAAGAAAGTTGTACGAATACGAACAGGCACATCGAGAAGCTATAGAGTTAGAGTATCCTTTGCTGCAACATAGTCTTCAAGAGTTGAAGCGTCTTCAGCAAATTTTAGGGCTTCGAGATCAAGATATTGAATTGATTGCTACTCAGCTAGAAATAGAGTACTGCGAAAGAAGCGAAGAATATCAGAAGAAGTTGCAACAGTATGAGAAAACCTTCTTAGAAGCAGGGAAAAAAGAGTACCCATTTAGCTACTATACAAGGCAAATTCTCAAGAAGTTACAGAAGGAACTACTGCTGAGTGATCAAGATGTTGAAGCAATTGAGGCTAGAAACGCTTCTATTCTTGATGTGCAAAAGAGAAGTTATCAGCAAAACCTACAGCAGTATGAGAGGGCATTCGCGCAGCTTATTGCTCGCGATGATTCTGTAAATGATGAAATGCGACAGCAACTTAAACAACTCCAGCTATCTCTTAATCTATATAAGGAAGACATAGATATTCTTGAAAATAAAGTTGCTTCTCAAATATTTATAGAGAGAAGAGAGTATCAGAGGAAATTAACTCAATACGAGCAGGAGTTCTCAAAGTTAGCTCATCAGGGGTTCCCACTAAGTAGTAGCTCTCGCAATCAACTAATAGAACTGCAACGTGCCTTGAATCTCAAGAATGAAGATATTATCATTATTGAAGGAAAAGCTGTACCAAAAGGAAGCAGTACCAACCTTCTAGCGGAGAATGACGAAACTTTGGATAACGTCTTATTTGAGAACCCCAAACCCAAGCCTAAGGTGATGAAGTTTCTCCGTTCCATACTGGACGATAACTAAAAATATAAAAATCTCTATCTTGGTAAAGCAAAAATTAAAGGACTTCACGACTATATGATGCAATCGCAAAACATATCGAAGGGTGAGATTAGAATCGAGACTAGTTTGCTTCAAAGAGCAGTCGAAGACGATCAACAAGCTTTGATAGTCATGTTCAAGCAATTTATCTCAGAGGATGAGCAATGTTATTTCCTTCAATATCTTGGTATTGAAGGCTTCTGGGGATTTGGAGTGCGGAGTTTTGGATGCCTAACCGATCGCAGGGTTGCTACAATACAAGTCGGTTTTCTGGGGGAGGTAACCTATCAAGACGGCTTTTTGGAGTTCATCAATAGTTGCGTCATTTATCAACCCTCCAAGCTATATCTCTACATATATGTCTTACTTATAGCTTCTCTTCCCTTATGGTCTTTCCTCCTCCCTACTGGTTTCCCAGCAAACGTAGTTGCTTTTCTCATTACTTCTGCTTTGTCAATACTTCTTTTTCCTCTTGCGGTAAGGCTGTATTATCGATTCTTTAAATGTGGTCTTGTTTTCTGGGTCAGAGAGGGAGTTCCTGTGTATATATTTGCTAATCGCAAATTTCTGAGAAGAGCTAACTCTCTATTCCGAAATTCTGTTATTGCAAGGGAACAGCGTATTAAACAATTAAGAAATTAAAGAGACGGTAATCATATATGGTTGTTTTGAAAGCTTTTGAAATCAGACCAATATCTTAGTGTTTAGAGGGCTATGACTAAGAGAATATTAAACCACTCCTTTAATTTTCTTCTGAAAGCAGTCTTTTTTACGATTCTTACTCAGCTTGAATTAATAGCTCAAGCATTGCCTCAAAGCACTATATCAATCGAACAGCAGGCAACTACAAGAGTTTCGTTAGATCTCCCGATTGTTATTCCAGACTTACCCCCTCTGCAACTGACCTTGCCTGAATCTGAGGAAGTTCGGCTGCTACTGCGGTTACGTGAACGGAAGGTATATGTATATCGCGGAAAAGCATTGATATCCAGATACCCTGTGGCTGTTGGTAGAGCGGGATGGGAAACGCCAACTGGAAGCTTTAGGGTAATTCAAATGTTAGAAAATCCAGGATGGACCAATCCATTTACTGGAGAAGTTGTTTCTCCGGGTCCTCAAAATCCCTTAGGAGAAAGGTGGATTGCATTCTGGACTAATGGCGAACAGTACATAGGATTTCACGGAACTCCTGATAGAGAATCAGTTGGTAGAGCAGCCTCTCATGGATGTGTTCGCATGTTCAACGAACATATTCGAGATTTATATTCCTT from Leptolyngbya ohadii IS1 includes the following:
- a CDS encoding caspase family protein, coding for MTGQRYLKSALLIGVSEYDSSFNPLPSAVRDVTALHRVLKHSDMGSFDEVEQLLNPNRQIMEERIETWFRNHGRDDLLLLFFSGHGVIDENGKLYLATTQTRKDRGGLITTTAVAASTIHECMKKYRSKRQVIILDCCFSGAFAEGWSIKNGGSLNIKSELGAEGRVVLTSSTSTQYSFEQTSGLSIYTQYLVEGIETGAADRDKDGLISVDELHEYASSKVHEAAPSMSPKIIVLKDEGFKILIAKAPVNDPGLIFRREVENRVKPIAISATGFRTHGISKTGRKILDQLRDQLGLEHQEARRIEASVLEPLRIYERKLYEYEQAHREAIELEYPLLQHSLQELKRLQQILGLRDQDIELIATQLEIEYCERSEEYQKKLQQYEKTFLEAGKKEYPFSYYTRQILKKLQKELLLSDQDVEAIEARNASILDVQKRSYQQNLQQYERAFAQLIARDDSVNDEMRQQLKQLQLSLNLYKEDIDILENKVASQIFIERREYQRKLTQYEQEFSKLAHQGFPLSSSSRNQLIELQRALNLKNEDIIIIEGKAVPKGSSTNLLAENDETLDNVLFENPKPKPKVMKFLRSILDDN
- a CDS encoding L,D-transpeptidase, whose amino-acid sequence is MTKRILNHSFNFLLKAVFFTILTQLELIAQALPQSTISIEQQATTRVSLDLPIVIPDLPPLQLTLPESEEVRLLLRLRERKVYVYRGKALISRYPVAVGRAGWETPTGSFRVIQMLENPGWTNPFTGEVVSPGPQNPLGERWIAFWTNGEQYIGFHGTPDRESVGRAASHGCVRMFNEHIRDLYSLVAIGTSVTVEP